The proteins below are encoded in one region of Thermodesulfovibrionales bacterium:
- a CDS encoding nucleoside monophosphate kinase: MDRGELVPDSVVLGMVKERLSQDDCKKGFILDGFPRNVAQAEALDKMLSEMNIPLDLALNLDVPFEDLMKRLKERRTSKYCGKMYNLYYSQSKVEGK, encoded by the coding sequence ATGGACAGAGGAGAACTTGTGCCTGACAGTGTAGTTCTTGGGATGGTTAAAGAAAGGCTTTCTCAAGATGATTGTAAGAAAGGATTTATTCTTGATGGTTTTCCAAGAAATGTTGCTCAGGCTGAAGCTCTTGACAAAATGCTTTCTGAAATGAATATACCATTAGACTTAGCATTAAATCTTGATGTTCCTTTTGAAGATTTAATGAAAAGGCTCAAGGAACGAAGAACATCCAAGTACTGTGGAAAAATGTATAATCTCTACTATTCTCAATCAAAGGTTGAAGGTAAATG